A region of Streptomyces sp. TG1A-60 DNA encodes the following proteins:
- a CDS encoding MFS transporter, whose amino-acid sequence MSREQRGPNEKLGTVLALAGISNAGLARRVNDLGAQRGLTLRYDKTSVARWVSKGMVPQGAAPHLIAAAIGQKLGRPVPLHEIGLADADPAPEVGLAFPRDVGQAVRAATELYRLDLAGRRGGTGGIWQSLAGSFAVSAYATPASRWLITPADSSVAREAGSAEGSGSPLKVGHSDVRKLREAAEDARRWDSKYGGGDWRSSMVPECLRVEAAPLLLGSYSDEVGRALFGASAELTRLAGWMAFDTGQQEAAQRYYIQALRLARAAADVPLGGYVLATMSLQATYRGFGDEGVDLAQAALERNRGLATARTMSFFRLVEARAHARAGDAVAAGAALKAAEGWLERARDGDNDPSWLGFYGYDRFAADAAECYRDLKAPRQVRRFTEQALSRPTEEFVRSHGLRLVVSAVAELESGNLDAACEQGVRAVEVAGRISSARTTEYVKDLLHRLEPYGDEPQVIELRERARPLLMTPA is encoded by the coding sequence ATGTCCAGGGAGCAACGCGGGCCGAACGAAAAACTCGGCACCGTTCTCGCCCTCGCGGGAATCAGCAACGCAGGGCTCGCGCGTCGCGTCAACGACCTTGGCGCCCAACGCGGGTTGACCCTTCGCTACGACAAGACCTCGGTGGCGCGGTGGGTCTCCAAGGGCATGGTCCCCCAGGGCGCCGCGCCCCATCTCATCGCGGCCGCCATCGGCCAGAAACTCGGCCGCCCGGTACCGCTCCACGAGATCGGCCTGGCGGACGCGGATCCCGCCCCCGAAGTGGGCCTCGCCTTCCCCCGTGACGTCGGACAGGCGGTGCGCGCCGCGACGGAGCTGTACCGCCTCGACCTCGCCGGCCGCCGCGGCGGCACCGGCGGCATCTGGCAGTCCCTCGCCGGATCGTTCGCGGTGAGCGCTTACGCGACACCCGCCTCACGATGGCTGATAACCCCGGCCGACAGCTCGGTGGCGCGCGAGGCGGGCTCCGCCGAGGGCTCCGGGTCGCCGCTGAAAGTCGGCCACAGCGACGTGCGGAAGTTGCGGGAGGCCGCCGAGGACGCCAGGCGCTGGGACTCCAAGTACGGAGGCGGCGACTGGCGTTCGTCGATGGTGCCGGAGTGTCTGCGGGTGGAGGCCGCGCCCCTGCTGCTCGGGTCGTACTCCGACGAGGTGGGCCGCGCGCTGTTCGGAGCGTCCGCGGAGCTCACCCGCCTCGCCGGCTGGATGGCTTTTGACACGGGTCAGCAGGAAGCCGCGCAGCGGTACTACATCCAGGCGTTACGGCTCGCGCGCGCGGCGGCCGACGTGCCGCTGGGCGGGTACGTGCTGGCCACGATGTCCCTGCAGGCGACCTACCGCGGCTTCGGCGACGAGGGCGTCGACCTCGCGCAGGCCGCGCTCGAACGCAACCGGGGGCTGGCCACCGCCCGCACGATGAGCTTCTTCCGGCTCGTCGAGGCGCGTGCCCACGCGCGCGCGGGAGACGCCGTGGCGGCCGGGGCGGCCCTCAAGGCGGCCGAGGGCTGGCTGGAGCGGGCCCGCGACGGCGACAACGACCCGTCCTGGCTCGGGTTCTACGGCTACGACCGGTTCGCCGCCGACGCGGCGGAGTGCTACCGCGACCTCAAGGCTCCACGTCAGGTGCGCCGCTTCACCGAGCAGGCGCTGTCGCGGCCGACGGAGGAGTTCGTACGCTCGCACGGGCTGCGGCTCGTCGTGTCCGCGGTCGCCGAGCTGGAGTCCGGCAACCTCGATGCGGCGTGCGAGCAGGGGGTACGGGCGGTGGAGGTCGCGGGGCGCATTTCCTCGGCCCGCACCACCGAGTATGTGAAGGATCTGCTGCACCGGCTGGAGCCGTACGGGGATGAGCCGCAGGTGATCGAGCTGCGGGAGAGGGCGCGGCCTCTGTTGATGACGCCGGCGTAG
- a CDS encoding asparagine synthase-related protein, with amino-acid sequence MRWLVGWSSTAAGAPVIGSAGATGHDGESVHPVGSHLLWGDPDPLWAVGDWRPDEVRVVTADARTRIAVLGICGASDEQLRVGLFAARGGALRHLTAWPGSYTAVVQVGRRLTVCGDLAGARPVFHTPWAGGTAYATAALPLADLVEADLDFGHLAALLAAPDVPDALHDSTPYDGVRRIPPGHALILRAGSREIAGYEPVASLAVAAPSADPASAVDAVRDALVEAVRARLSAPRHVPDVDPGPVPGMGPAERRAARGMPVPGIGADLSGGPASGTLALLAAGLPGAPGTVLGHGTGGGERLLAVTFNDLATSGREAELERAGTLAANPRLHHVVVTGGEDVLPYADLEGPLTDEPAPSLVMAARHRARLVSGSADHFTGYGARQVLDAHPARLADLLMDRKRRHLVRPVAALAKADGSVMVPARVYGAARKLARTPYRAGVEVLADRLMQRRFEEPQGAVGASLAALTWARPGPAARWLTGEALAEVSIRLGALTGRPTVGPGQRPGDFRARAALARHATDIRVLEQAAEVRSQRLHTPFLDNQVVRACRALPEALRVQPGARAAVLRTVLEGAGVTGLPPGWGAPSHASATAAARTGLRVAADTLITLFDTPLLAQAGLVEARVVRKALRAAAEGEPLPLDGLADLVSLELWLRRLLSRRGTCWTGTPARQRAVPAGITPQRGALGAGATARRA; translated from the coding sequence ATGCGGTGGTTGGTGGGATGGAGCAGTACCGCCGCTGGCGCTCCCGTCATCGGCTCCGCCGGCGCCACCGGGCACGACGGCGAGAGCGTGCACCCGGTCGGCTCCCACCTCCTGTGGGGTGACCCCGACCCGCTGTGGGCCGTCGGCGACTGGCGCCCCGACGAGGTGCGCGTCGTGACGGCCGACGCCCGGACGAGGATCGCCGTCCTCGGCATCTGCGGCGCCTCCGACGAGCAGCTGCGCGTGGGCCTGTTCGCCGCCCGCGGCGGCGCCCTGCGCCACCTGACCGCCTGGCCCGGCAGCTACACCGCCGTCGTCCAGGTCGGCCGCCGCCTGACGGTCTGCGGCGACCTCGCGGGCGCGCGCCCGGTCTTCCACACCCCCTGGGCGGGCGGCACCGCGTACGCGACGGCCGCCCTCCCCCTCGCCGACCTCGTCGAGGCCGACCTCGACTTCGGGCACCTGGCCGCCCTGCTCGCGGCCCCCGACGTACCGGACGCCCTCCATGACTCCACCCCGTACGACGGCGTGCGCCGCATTCCTCCGGGGCACGCACTGATCCTGCGCGCCGGTTCACGGGAGATCGCCGGCTACGAGCCGGTCGCGTCCCTCGCCGTCGCCGCCCCCTCCGCCGACCCGGCCAGCGCGGTGGACGCCGTCCGCGACGCCCTGGTGGAAGCCGTACGGGCCCGTCTGTCCGCACCCCGCCATGTCCCCGACGTCGACCCCGGCCCGGTCCCCGGCATGGGCCCGGCCGAGCGCCGTGCCGCCCGCGGCATGCCGGTCCCCGGCATCGGCGCCGACCTCTCCGGCGGCCCCGCCTCCGGCACCCTGGCCCTGCTGGCCGCGGGTCTGCCCGGCGCCCCCGGCACGGTCCTCGGCCACGGCACGGGCGGCGGCGAGCGCCTTCTGGCGGTCACCTTCAACGACCTCGCCACCTCCGGCCGCGAAGCCGAACTGGAACGCGCGGGCACCCTGGCCGCCAACCCCCGCCTCCACCACGTCGTCGTGACCGGCGGCGAGGACGTACTCCCGTACGCGGACCTGGAGGGCCCCCTGACCGACGAGCCGGCTCCCTCCCTCGTCATGGCGGCCCGCCACCGAGCCCGCCTCGTCTCCGGCAGCGCCGACCACTTCACCGGCTACGGCGCCCGCCAGGTCCTGGACGCCCACCCCGCCCGCCTGGCCGACCTCCTCATGGACCGCAAGCGCCGCCACCTGGTCCGCCCGGTCGCCGCCCTCGCCAAGGCCGACGGCTCCGTCATGGTCCCGGCGCGCGTGTACGGCGCCGCCCGGAAACTGGCCCGAACCCCCTACCGAGCCGGCGTCGAAGTCCTCGCCGACCGCCTCATGCAACGCCGCTTCGAAGAGCCCCAAGGCGCGGTCGGAGCCTCGCTCGCGGCCCTCACCTGGGCCAGACCGGGCCCCGCCGCCCGCTGGCTGACTGGCGAGGCCCTGGCGGAGGTATCGATTCGCCTGGGAGCACTGACCGGCCGCCCGACCGTCGGCCCCGGCCAGCGCCCCGGCGACTTCCGCGCGCGGGCGGCCCTGGCCCGCCACGCCACCGACATCCGCGTCCTCGAACAGGCGGCGGAAGTCCGTTCCCAACGCCTCCACACCCCGTTCCTCGACAACCAGGTCGTCCGCGCCTGCCGCGCCCTCCCCGAAGCCCTCCGCGTCCAGCCGGGCGCCCGTGCCGCCGTCCTCCGCACGGTCCTGGAGGGCGCCGGCGTCACCGGCCTCCCACCCGGGTGGGGAGCCCCCTCCCACGCCTCCGCCACCGCAGCCGCCCGCACCGGCCTCCGGGTGGCCGCCGACACCCTGATCACCCTCTTCGACACGCCCCTGCTGGCCCAGGCCGGCCTGGTGGAAGCCCGCGTCGTCCGCAAGGCCCTCCGCGCGGCGGCCGAGGGAGAGCCCCTGCCGCTCGACGGCCTGGCCGACCTCGTCTCCCTCGAACTCTGGCTACGCCGCCTGCTCTCCCGCCGAGGCACCTGCTGGACAGGCACCCCCGCGAGGCAGCGGGCGGTACCGGCGGGCATCACCCCCCAGAGGGGTGCGCTGGGAGCGGGCGCGACGGCGAGAAGGGCGTAA
- a CDS encoding NAD(P)/FAD-dependent oxidoreductase yields the protein MVKEPMRILIVGGGYVGLYTALRLQRQLKPELGRGDVEIVVVSPDPYMTYQPFLPEAAAGSISPRHVVVPLRRVLDRCKVVIGEATAINHAKRVATLDTLATEEGTGSEQLAYDELVLAPGSISRTLPVPGLADHGIGFKTVEEAIGLRNHVIEQMDIASSTRDPAIRDAALTFVFVGGGYAGVEALGELEDMARYTARYYHNVTPEDMKWILVEASDRILPEVGEEMGRYTVTELRRRNIDVRLHTRLESCADRVAVLSDGARFPTRTVVWTAGVKPHPVLAATDLPLNERGRLKCTAELSVEGVAHAWGAGDAAAVPDVTAEPGKETAPNAQHAVRQARTLGDNIARSLRGQPLQTYAHKYAGSVASLGLHKGVAHVYGRKLKGYPAWFMHRVYHLSRVPTFNRKARVLAEWILSGLFKREIVSLGSLEHPRAEFELAAGGKPPQDPKGSS from the coding sequence ATGGTGAAGGAACCGATGCGCATTCTCATCGTCGGCGGCGGCTACGTCGGGCTGTACACAGCGCTGCGTCTGCAGCGACAGCTGAAACCGGAACTCGGGCGCGGTGACGTCGAGATCGTCGTCGTGTCCCCCGACCCTTATATGACGTATCAACCCTTCCTTCCGGAGGCCGCCGCGGGCTCCATCTCACCCCGCCATGTCGTCGTGCCGCTGCGCCGGGTGCTGGACAGGTGCAAGGTCGTCATCGGCGAGGCCACCGCGATCAACCACGCCAAGCGCGTCGCGACGCTCGACACCCTCGCCACCGAGGAGGGCACGGGCTCCGAGCAGCTGGCGTACGACGAACTGGTCCTCGCCCCCGGCTCGATCTCGCGCACCCTGCCCGTCCCCGGGCTCGCGGACCACGGGATCGGCTTCAAGACCGTCGAAGAGGCCATCGGCCTGCGCAACCACGTCATCGAACAGATGGACATCGCCTCCTCCACCCGTGACCCCGCGATCCGTGACGCCGCCCTGACCTTCGTCTTCGTGGGCGGCGGCTACGCGGGCGTGGAGGCGCTCGGCGAGCTGGAGGACATGGCCCGCTACACCGCGCGGTACTACCACAACGTCACGCCCGAGGACATGAAGTGGATCCTCGTGGAGGCATCCGACCGCATCCTCCCGGAAGTCGGCGAGGAGATGGGCCGCTACACGGTCACCGAACTGCGCCGCCGCAACATCGACGTACGCCTACACACCCGCCTCGAATCGTGCGCCGACCGCGTCGCCGTCCTCAGCGACGGCGCCCGCTTCCCGACCCGTACGGTCGTCTGGACGGCCGGGGTGAAACCGCACCCCGTCCTCGCCGCCACCGACCTCCCGCTGAACGAGCGCGGGCGCCTGAAGTGCACCGCCGAGCTGTCCGTGGAGGGCGTGGCACACGCGTGGGGCGCCGGAGACGCCGCCGCCGTTCCCGACGTCACCGCCGAACCCGGCAAGGAGACCGCCCCGAACGCCCAGCACGCCGTACGGCAGGCCCGCACCCTCGGCGACAACATCGCCCGCTCCCTGCGCGGCCAACCCCTGCAGACGTACGCGCACAAGTACGCCGGCTCGGTCGCCTCCCTGGGTCTCCACAAGGGCGTCGCCCATGTCTACGGGCGGAAGCTGAAGGGCTACCCCGCCTGGTTCATGCACCGCGTCTACCACCTGAGCAGGGTGCCGACCTTCAACCGCAAGGCCCGCGTCCTCGCCGAATGGATCCTCTCCGGGCTCTTCAAACGGGAGATCGTCTCGCTCGGTTCACTCGAACATCCCCGTGCGGAATTCGAACTCGCGGCCGGTGGAAAGCCTCCTCAGGACCCGAAGGGGTCGTCCTGA
- a CDS encoding PrsW family intramembrane metalloprotease yields the protein MATSPPYPTHPSGPAGGYAFRPTRWWQRTNVLYGALIGLLGVSGLVILALVREQTGTEGFLVGLGLAVLPVPLLMAAFRWLDRVEPGPWKNLVFAFSWGACAAALIAIVANSFATRWIATATADPTHADTLGATVIAPVVEETAKAAAVLLVFLFRRRDFTGVVDGVVIAGFTATGFAFTENILYLGTAFGTDQLSGGSGLASVTAATFFVRVIMSPFAHPLFTVLTGIGFGVAAFAPEWQRTRRMLVPVGGLLLAVGMHAIWNGSSAFGEYGFFAVYAAFMVPAFGLLTWWVIWTRQRELRIVRQALPAYAAAGWLTPTEPYALGSMRARRVAREYAAHHFGKAGGRVVAEYETYATKLAFLRYRGLRGSAGRDFVLRERELLFELWRRRELARPALGYAGQEAGGGYGYPGYGRPVPYGLTPYPTYNPYRY from the coding sequence ATGGCCACCAGTCCCCCTTACCCGACGCATCCCAGCGGCCCTGCCGGTGGGTATGCGTTCAGGCCCACGCGCTGGTGGCAGCGGACGAACGTCCTGTACGGCGCGCTCATCGGGCTGCTCGGGGTCTCCGGGCTCGTCATCCTCGCCCTCGTCCGTGAACAGACCGGCACCGAGGGGTTCCTGGTCGGGCTCGGACTCGCGGTGCTGCCCGTGCCGTTGCTCATGGCGGCGTTCCGGTGGCTGGACCGGGTGGAACCGGGGCCCTGGAAGAACCTGGTCTTCGCGTTCTCCTGGGGGGCGTGCGCGGCGGCGCTGATAGCCATCGTGGCCAACAGCTTCGCGACCCGGTGGATCGCGACCGCCACCGCCGATCCGACGCATGCCGACACTCTGGGTGCCACCGTCATAGCGCCCGTCGTGGAGGAGACCGCCAAGGCCGCGGCCGTCCTCCTGGTGTTCCTCTTCCGGAGGCGGGACTTCACCGGCGTCGTGGACGGGGTGGTGATCGCGGGGTTCACCGCCACCGGGTTCGCGTTCACCGAGAACATCCTGTATCTCGGGACCGCGTTCGGGACGGATCAGCTCAGCGGGGGAAGCGGGCTGGCATCGGTCACGGCGGCCACGTTCTTCGTGCGGGTCATCATGTCGCCGTTCGCGCACCCGCTGTTCACCGTGCTGACGGGCATCGGGTTCGGGGTCGCGGCATTCGCCCCGGAGTGGCAGCGGACCCGGCGGATGCTCGTGCCGGTGGGCGGACTGTTGCTCGCCGTGGGGATGCACGCGATCTGGAACGGGTCGTCGGCGTTCGGGGAGTACGGCTTCTTCGCGGTGTACGCGGCGTTCATGGTGCCGGCGTTCGGGCTGCTGACGTGGTGGGTGATCTGGACGCGGCAGCGGGAGTTGCGGATCGTCCGGCAGGCGCTGCCGGCGTACGCGGCGGCGGGGTGGCTGACGCCGACGGAGCCGTACGCGCTGGGGTCGATGCGGGCCCGGCGGGTGGCGCGGGAGTACGCGGCGCATCACTTCGGCAAGGCGGGGGGCCGGGTGGTCGCGGAGTACGAGACATACGCGACGAAGCTGGCGTTCCTGCGGTACCGGGGGCTCCGGGGGAGCGCCGGGCGCGACTTCGTGCTCCGCGAACGTGAGCTGCTCTTCGAACTGTGGCGACGCCGGGAACTGGCGCGGCCCGCCCTGGGGTATGCGGGGCAAGAGGCCGGTGGCGGGTACGGGTACCCGGGGTACGGGCGCCCGGTGCCGTACGGGCTGACGCCGTATCCCACGTACAACCCGTATCGCTACTAG
- the lhgO gene encoding L-2-hydroxyglutarate oxidase encodes MRRQGAYDCDVLVIGGGIVGLSTAYAITRAAPGTRVTVLEKEPGPARHQTGRNSGVIHSGIYYRPGSLKARYAVKGAAEMVKFCAEYGIDHAVTGKLIVATERSELPRLHALVQRGRENGIPVRELGPAQITEYEPEVRGLAAIQVGTTGICDFVGVARQLARASGAEIRYGAEVERIDRRASLGVAVRVRGGDVVRGRVLVNCAGLHCDEVARLTGDDPGMRIVPFRGEYYELARPDMVRGLVYPVPDPAFPFLGVHLSRGIDGGVHIGPNAVPALAREGYGWGTVRARELAATLAWPGSWRIARRHWRYGAGELRRSVSKKAFTRAVRRLLPGVSEGDLVPAAAGVRAQAVLRDGTLVDDFLIREGARAVHVLNAPSPAATASLPIGREVGRRALGALAGV; translated from the coding sequence GTGCGGAGGCAGGGCGCGTACGACTGTGATGTGCTCGTGATCGGCGGCGGGATCGTCGGGCTGTCGACGGCGTATGCGATCACACGGGCGGCGCCGGGCACGCGCGTGACCGTGCTGGAGAAGGAGCCCGGACCGGCCCGGCACCAGACGGGTCGCAACAGCGGGGTCATCCACAGCGGGATCTACTACCGCCCCGGGTCGCTGAAGGCGCGGTACGCGGTCAAGGGCGCCGCCGAGATGGTCAAGTTCTGCGCCGAGTACGGCATCGACCACGCCGTCACCGGGAAGCTGATCGTGGCCACCGAGCGATCGGAGCTGCCCCGGCTGCACGCCCTGGTGCAGCGTGGCCGGGAGAACGGGATTCCGGTGCGGGAGCTGGGACCCGCCCAGATCACCGAGTACGAGCCGGAGGTGCGCGGGCTCGCCGCCATACAGGTCGGCACCACCGGGATCTGTGACTTCGTGGGGGTCGCCCGGCAGCTCGCACGGGCCTCCGGCGCCGAGATCCGGTACGGCGCCGAGGTCGAGCGCATCGACCGGCGGGCCTCGCTGGGGGTCGCCGTACGGGTCCGGGGCGGCGATGTCGTGCGGGGCCGGGTGCTGGTGAACTGCGCCGGGCTGCACTGCGACGAGGTGGCCCGGCTGACCGGCGACGATCCCGGGATGCGGATCGTGCCCTTCCGGGGGGAGTACTACGAGCTGGCGCGGCCCGACATGGTCCGGGGGCTGGTGTATCCGGTGCCCGATCCGGCGTTCCCCTTCCTCGGGGTGCATCTGTCCCGGGGCATCGACGGAGGCGTGCACATCGGACCCAACGCCGTGCCCGCGCTGGCCCGCGAGGGGTACGGGTGGGGGACCGTGCGGGCGCGGGAGCTGGCGGCGACCCTGGCGTGGCCCGGCTCCTGGCGCATAGCCCGACGGCACTGGCGGTACGGGGCGGGGGAGCTTCGGCGGTCGGTGTCGAAGAAGGCGTTCACCCGGGCGGTGCGGCGGTTGCTGCCGGGGGTCTCGGAAGGCGACCTCGTGCCTGCGGCGGCCGGGGTGCGGGCTCAGGCCGTGCTTCGGGACGGGACACTCGTGGACGACTTCCTGATCAGGGAGGGGGCGCGGGCGGTGCACGTGCTGAACGCGCCTTCGCCCGCGGCGACCGCCTCCCTGCCGATCGGCAGGGAGGTCGGCCGGCGGGCGTTGGGGGCGCTCGCCGGGGTGTGA
- a CDS encoding helix-turn-helix domain-containing protein: MHIQDSHWSPASTISPGGEMVSAGGHGRGDGGRSTPLRVDAQRNLEHVLRAAREVFGELGYGAPMEDVARRARVGVGTVYRRFPSKDVLVRRIAEEETSRLTEQARVALGQEEDAWSALSRFLRTSVASGAGRLLPPQVLRVGVAEDGADGSGAAGQVDADEARVPQQRARPAEELRLVPADGVGGDVGGGHVGGGGPVDDAGASALLEVVGQLVERARAAGELREDVTVADVLLVIATSAPSLPDAAQQAAASARLLHILLEGLRSRPA; encoded by the coding sequence ATGCATATTCAGGATTCTCACTGGTCGCCCGCGTCCACCATCTCACCCGGCGGTGAGATGGTCTCGGCGGGCGGCCACGGACGCGGTGACGGAGGGCGGTCCACTCCGCTCCGCGTGGACGCACAGCGCAACCTCGAGCATGTGCTGCGCGCGGCACGCGAGGTCTTCGGCGAGCTGGGGTACGGCGCGCCGATGGAGGATGTCGCCCGCCGCGCGCGGGTCGGCGTGGGCACGGTGTACCGGCGATTCCCGAGCAAGGACGTCCTGGTCCGGCGGATAGCCGAGGAGGAGACCTCTCGGCTCACCGAACAGGCCAGGGTGGCGCTCGGGCAGGAGGAGGACGCCTGGTCGGCGTTGTCGCGCTTCCTGCGGACGTCGGTGGCCTCGGGTGCCGGGCGGTTGCTGCCGCCGCAGGTGCTCCGTGTCGGGGTCGCCGAGGACGGGGCCGACGGATCCGGAGCGGCCGGCCAGGTCGACGCGGACGAGGCACGGGTGCCGCAGCAGCGGGCCCGGCCGGCGGAGGAGTTGCGGCTGGTGCCGGCGGACGGGGTCGGTGGCGATGTCGGCGGCGGCCATGTCGGCGGTGGCGGGCCGGTGGACGACGCCGGGGCTTCGGCGCTGCTGGAAGTCGTGGGGCAGTTGGTCGAACGGGCTCGGGCGGCGGGTGAGCTGCGGGAGGACGTGACCGTGGCCGACGTGTTGCTGGTGATCGCCACGAGCGCGCCCTCGTTGCCGGACGCGGCGCAGCAGGCTGCCGCGTCGGCTCGGTTGTTGCACATCCTGTTGGAGGGCTTGCGGTCCCGGCCGGCCTGA
- a CDS encoding M23 family metallopeptidase, whose amino-acid sequence MASNRSATEAPFEPSQRDGESQTFGYGSYNSDNEGPWQEWNPSEESIRPLRGRHRVAKPRGGLARGGLARSSTVLGVGVIAAVGGAGMASAQSGKPPVSISLPDVPNVGSVFEDDTETPEPQASTTPLSSAGLIAADTEQGAANAGEALRARIIAQAESQQDAFDKATAEAAQTAAAEKAAEEAAEEKKAAEAKEAAAKQKAAEEAERKKEAERLAALAKQFTLPTSSYTLTSAFGQAGPYWSSGYHTGLDFAAPTGTLIKAVHSGTITQAGYEGSYGYKTVLTLDDGTEIWYAHQSSIGVSVGQKVATGDVIGRVGATGNVTGAHLHLEVHAAGGGGIDPAAWLRSKGLNP is encoded by the coding sequence GTGGCGTCAAACCGGTCCGCGACCGAAGCCCCGTTCGAACCGAGCCAACGCGACGGCGAAAGCCAGACGTTCGGCTACGGCAGCTACAACAGTGACAACGAGGGCCCTTGGCAGGAGTGGAATCCCAGTGAGGAATCCATTCGCCCCCTTCGCGGCCGACACCGCGTGGCCAAGCCGCGCGGCGGACTCGCCCGTGGCGGACTGGCCCGGAGCTCCACGGTTCTCGGCGTCGGTGTCATAGCCGCCGTCGGCGGCGCCGGCATGGCCAGCGCGCAGTCCGGCAAGCCTCCGGTGTCCATATCGTTGCCCGACGTGCCGAACGTCGGCTCGGTCTTCGAGGACGACACCGAGACGCCGGAGCCGCAGGCCTCCACCACCCCGCTCAGCAGCGCCGGCCTGATCGCCGCCGACACCGAGCAGGGCGCCGCGAACGCCGGCGAGGCACTCCGCGCCCGCATCATCGCGCAGGCCGAGTCCCAGCAGGACGCGTTCGACAAGGCCACCGCCGAGGCGGCCCAGACCGCCGCCGCGGAGAAGGCGGCCGAGGAGGCCGCCGAGGAGAAGAAGGCGGCCGAGGCCAAGGAAGCCGCCGCGAAGCAGAAGGCGGCCGAGGAGGCCGAGAGGAAGAAGGAAGCCGAGCGCCTCGCCGCCCTGGCCAAGCAGTTCACGCTTCCCACCTCCTCCTACACCCTCACCTCCGCCTTCGGCCAGGCCGGGCCCTACTGGTCCTCCGGCTACCACACCGGCCTCGACTTCGCCGCCCCCACCGGCACCCTCATCAAGGCCGTCCACAGCGGCACCATCACGCAGGCCGGCTACGAGGGTTCGTACGGTTACAAGACCGTCCTCACCCTCGATGACGGCACTGAGATCTGGTACGCCCACCAGTCCTCCATCGGCGTCAGCGTCGGCCAGAAGGTCGCCACCGGCGATGTCATCGGCCGCGTCGGCGCCACCGGCAACGTCACCGGAGCCCACCTCCACCTGGAGGTCCACGCGGCCGGCGGGGGCGGCATCGACCCGGCGGCCTGGCTGCGCAGCAAGGGCCTGAACCCGTAG
- the trmB gene encoding tRNA (guanosine(46)-N7)-methyltransferase TrmB yields MSDSANTPEPRTSGASLRRTRVKGEPRFPDGPKADPAGSHFERRIRSFQPRRSRVTAGQADALQRLWPKWGLDIDGRALDLVELFGNEKPVVLEIGFGMGEATAQMAAADPETNVLAVDVHTPGQGNLLSLVDRDGLSHVRVANGDAIILLREMLPPGSLDGLRVYFPDPWPKKRHHKRRLIQPEFLTLAASRLRPGAIVHCATDWEPYAEQMLAVLTAHPEFENTRPDGGFAPRPGFRPLTRFEGQGLDKGHVVNDLLFRRVQQREQESGQPPTDA; encoded by the coding sequence GTGTCTGACTCCGCCAATACTCCCGAGCCCCGCACCTCCGGTGCCTCCCTTCGGCGTACCCGGGTCAAGGGTGAGCCCCGCTTCCCCGACGGGCCGAAGGCGGATCCCGCCGGGTCGCATTTCGAGCGGCGGATCAGGAGTTTCCAGCCTCGGCGGAGTCGGGTGACGGCCGGGCAGGCGGACGCGTTGCAGCGGCTGTGGCCCAAGTGGGGGCTGGACATCGACGGTCGGGCGCTGGACCTCGTCGAGTTGTTCGGGAACGAGAAGCCCGTCGTACTGGAGATCGGGTTCGGGATGGGAGAGGCGACGGCGCAGATGGCCGCCGCCGATCCGGAGACCAATGTGCTGGCCGTGGACGTGCACACGCCTGGCCAGGGGAACCTGCTGAGTCTCGTGGACCGGGACGGACTGTCCCATGTGCGGGTCGCCAACGGGGACGCGATCATTCTGCTGCGGGAGATGCTCCCGCCCGGCTCGCTGGACGGGCTGCGGGTCTACTTCCCCGATCCCTGGCCGAAGAAGCGGCACCACAAGCGGCGGCTGATCCAACCGGAATTCCTCACGCTCGCCGCGTCACGGCTCAGGCCGGGAGCGATCGTGCACTGTGCGACGGACTGGGAACCGTACGCCGAGCAGATGCTGGCCGTGCTGACCGCTCATCCGGAGTTCGAGAACACCCGGCCCGACGGTGGGTTCGCGCCACGTCCCGGCTTCCGGCCGCTGACCCGTTTCGAGGGACAGGGGCTGGACAAGGGTCATGTCGTGAACGATCTGCTCTTCCGCCGCGTACAGCAGCGAGAGCAGGAGTCCGGACAACCCCCCACAGACGCCTGA